The sequence CCAATAATAATGCCGTAGATATTGTCACTGAGTGCAGCAATCAAACTCCCAATAATAAAAATAATTAAGCCAAAAACAATCATTGGTTTTCGACCAAATTTATCAGAAAAAATACCAAAAGGAATTTGGAATATAGCTTGTGTTAATCCATAAATACCGATGGCTAATCCAATGAGAGATTCGGTTGCGTGTTGTAGTTGAAGCCCATAAGTGGTTAAAACTGGGAGTACCATAAACATGCCAAGCATGCGAAGAGAAAAAACAGTGCCTAGTCCCCATGTTGCTTTACGCTCTAATGGAGTCATTTTATTATCATTCATGGATTACCTCGTATACTGATACCTCTCATTGTAATGGCAAATCTTGGTGAGGTTAATCAATAAATGGGATACAAAAAAGACAAAACTGTACTGATATCAGGCGAAGTCGTCAAAGAGATAAAAAAATACCAGTCAGAAGGCTGACTGGTATTTAGATTACGTTAATAAATACATTATCTTAGATACGCAAGAACCGCTTCTGTTGAGCTTGTTGGATCAACAGACATCATTACGCTTAATGAAGTGATTGCGACAATAGAGAAAATAAATAATTTTCGTGCCCACACAATATCATTGGTTGCTTTATAACCAGATAAAGCCATGCCTAACCACCAAATACTAACGGCTGAAGCCACAATCAGGTATTTATAACCTGCATAACCAACTAATGTCAGCATTAAGGTTGCAATCATAAACGCCAGAATATAGAGAATGATATGACGTTTAGCGACAGAGATCCCTTTAATTACAGGTAATACAGGGATATTCGCAGCTTGGTAGTCTTTAAAACGGAAAATAGCAATGGCATAAGAGTGAGGCATTTGCCACAAACTAAAGATAAGTAATAGGATTGCCGCGCCTGCATCAAATTCACCGCTAACGGCACAATAACCGATAACAGGAGGTGCAGAGCCAGATAAGCTTCCAATCAGTGTGCCATAAACAGATTTACGCTTCATATAGAGGCTATAAACCCCAACATAAATAATAAAACCGAATACAGCGATAAACATTGCAAGTGGGTTGGCTGCTACATAGAGCAGCACAACACCTGCAATACCTAATACTGAGGCATAAATCAGGCTAATTCGAGGGTCAATTAATCCTTTAACTAATGGACGATTCTTCGTTCTTTCCATGATACGGTCAATATCACGGTCAATATAGTTGTTAAAAACACAACCAGAAGCAACGACCAGAGACACCCCAAGTAGAGTCGCGAAAAATAGGGAGTAATCAATCTCACCTTTAGAAGCGAGTAGAAAACCACCTATTACAGAAATTAAATTTCCGAAGATAATTCCTGGTTTGGTGACTTGTAGGTATTGCTTAATCATAGCGACAACTCTTAATCCATCATCATATTGATGTTCAGGTTGTACATAATCCACAGCGAGCCTACGACAACAATGCCGATAATAAGCAGTGTGAACAGGAATGCGACGACGTTCCAGCGCTCTTCTGATGACGTATTCATATGTAAGAAGCAGACTAAGTGAACCACAATCTGCACGACTGCCATACCGACAACCGTCCATAGAATTGTTGCTGGTGTCGCTGTTCCTTCCATCACCATCCAAAATGGAATAACGGTGAGGATAACAGACAGAATAAAGCCGATTAGGTAAGACTTCATGCTGCCGTGGCTTGCGCCTGAAGGAGAAGTATTTGGATGACTCATTACATCGCTCCCATCAGATAAACTACGGTGAACACACAGATCCAGACAACGTCAAGGAAGTGCCAGAACAGACTTAAACAGCTTAAACGAGTACGATTAACTTCTGTTAAACCACGGCGTGATACTTGGATCATCATAATCACAATCCAAATTAAACCCGCAGTTACGTGAAGACCGTGCGTTGATACTAATGCAAAGAATGCAGATAAGAATGCACTGCGATCTGGGCCATAACCTTCTG comes from Proteus vulgaris and encodes:
- the cyoE gene encoding heme o synthase, with the translated sequence MIKQYLQVTKPGIIFGNLISVIGGFLLASKGEIDYSLFFATLLGVSLVVASGCVFNNYIDRDIDRIMERTKNRPLVKGLIDPRISLIYASVLGIAGVVLLYVAANPLAMFIAVFGFIIYVGVYSLYMKRKSVYGTLIGSLSGSAPPVIGYCAVSGEFDAGAAILLLIFSLWQMPHSYAIAIFRFKDYQAANIPVLPVIKGISVAKRHIILYILAFMIATLMLTLVGYAGYKYLIVASAVSIWWLGMALSGYKATNDIVWARKLFIFSIVAITSLSVMMSVDPTSSTEAVLAYLR
- a CDS encoding cytochrome o ubiquinol oxidase subunit IV, translated to MSHPNTSPSGASHGSMKSYLIGFILSVILTVIPFWMVMEGTATPATILWTVVGMAVVQIVVHLVCFLHMNTSSEERWNVVAFLFTLLIIGIVVVGSLWIMYNLNINMMMD